The following are encoded in a window of Ensifer adhaerens genomic DNA:
- a CDS encoding aldehyde dehydrogenase family protein, producing MRLASYKRILVPKRPVGVVGAITPWSFLSAVLESKLAPALAVGCSLVAKPAARTPLSALALGVLVERAGIPSG from the coding sequence ATGCGCTTGGCTTCCTACAAACGCATCCTTGTCCCGAAAAGGCCGGTCGGGGTCGTCGGTGCCATCACGCCTTGGAGTTTCCTAAGCGCGGTGCTCGAGAGCAAACTAGCGCCAGCTCTGGCCGTTGGCTGCTCGCTTGTCGCCAAGCCTGCCGCACGGACCCCACTGTCGGCCCTTGCGCTCGGTGTTCTTGTCGAGCGTGCTGGCATACCGTCGGGGTAA